The following are encoded together in the Streptomyces sp. NBC_00341 genome:
- a CDS encoding MCE family protein — protein sequence MRIKPLRERNPVAIGIAGLLVLALIGFGAYRADSLPFIGGGTTYTADFTESAGLGSGDEVRIAGVKVGEVTGVSLDGDKVKVSFRVKDAWIGNSSTVGIAIKTLLGDKYLAVDPLGTGPQDPDRRIAASRTTSPYDVTQAFNGLGETIGEIDTKQLAKSFETISATFKDSPPDVKSAADGLSALSRTVSQRDAQLATLLKGSKQLTKTLAHKKSSFETLLEDGNLLLGEIQARRDSIHLLLTGTQELGTQLTGLVADNNKQLKPTLESLGRVTAVLVKNRKSLDKVLSLTGSYNRLVGNTLGNGRWLDNYVCGVVPRDYLPAGTPPATGCMPPKQQGGR from the coding sequence ATGAGAATCAAACCCCTGCGGGAACGCAACCCCGTCGCCATCGGCATCGCCGGACTGCTCGTCCTGGCCCTCATCGGCTTCGGCGCCTACCGCGCCGACTCTCTGCCCTTCATCGGCGGCGGCACCACCTACACCGCCGACTTCACCGAATCCGCCGGGCTCGGCTCCGGCGACGAGGTACGGATCGCCGGCGTCAAGGTCGGAGAGGTCACCGGCGTCTCGCTCGACGGCGACAAGGTCAAGGTCAGCTTCCGGGTGAAGGACGCCTGGATCGGCAACTCCTCCACCGTGGGCATCGCCATCAAGACCCTGCTGGGCGACAAGTACCTCGCCGTCGACCCGCTCGGCACCGGCCCCCAGGACCCGGACCGGCGCATCGCCGCGAGCCGTACCACCTCCCCGTACGACGTCACCCAGGCGTTCAACGGACTCGGCGAGACCATCGGGGAGATCGACACCAAGCAGCTCGCCAAGAGCTTCGAGACGATCTCCGCCACCTTCAAGGACTCACCGCCCGACGTGAAGAGCGCCGCCGACGGGCTCTCCGCACTCTCCAGGACGGTCTCCCAGCGGGACGCGCAGCTGGCCACCCTCCTCAAGGGCAGCAAGCAGCTGACGAAGACCCTCGCCCACAAGAAGAGCAGCTTCGAGACCCTGCTGGAGGACGGCAACCTGCTCCTCGGCGAGATCCAGGCCCGCCGCGACTCCATCCACCTGCTGCTCACCGGCACCCAGGAGCTCGGCACCCAGCTCACCGGACTGGTCGCGGACAACAACAAGCAGCTGAAGCCCACCCTGGAGTCGCTCGGCCGGGTCACCGCCGTCCTGGTCAAGAACCGCAAGAGCCTCGACAAGGTGCTGTCCCTGACGGGCTCCTACAACCGGCTCGTCGGCAACACCCTCGGCAACGGCCGCTGGCTCGACAACTACGTCTGCGGAGTCGTGCCCAGGGACTACCTCCCCGCCGGCACGCCCCCGGCGACCGGATGCATGCCACCCAAGCAGCAAGGCGGCCGCTGA
- a CDS encoding MCE family protein — MITLAIRLKNIAFLIIAVLVLGYLGVRYADLGHYVGMRSYYTVKVQLPRTGGLFTHSNVTYRGVSVGRVGPIELTDDGVEAELRIEKDAPRIPDALKAVVANLSSVGEQYVDLRPTRSQGPYLANGSVIDQADTTVPAPVTDVLTSVNDLAGSVDLESLRTVVDEFGTAFEGRGDDLQVLLDTSSDFVRAADDALPVNTRLMIDGETVLRTQAEQGDALKGFASGAKELAAELKGSDTDLRKLIAVAPAATGQISGLLRDLDPSFGVVVANLLTTSDVAVTRQRGLEELLVRLPEVAAVGSSAVDENGARFGMSVTFFEPLPCTSGYGGTTYRNGLDVTAGPALNTKARCASSPGTGINVRGSANAPKGGALPPPAKPGSMLLGADKAADRLPGALGVTPDTAPAADGMAGLLGLGQGDGS; from the coding sequence ATGATCACCCTGGCCATCCGGCTCAAGAACATCGCCTTCCTGATCATCGCGGTGCTCGTCCTCGGCTACCTCGGGGTGCGCTACGCCGACCTCGGCCACTACGTCGGCATGCGCAGCTACTACACCGTCAAGGTCCAGCTCCCGCGGACCGGCGGCCTGTTCACCCACTCCAACGTCACCTACCGGGGCGTGTCCGTGGGCCGGGTCGGTCCGATCGAGCTCACCGACGACGGCGTGGAGGCCGAACTCCGCATCGAGAAGGACGCCCCACGCATCCCGGACGCCCTGAAGGCCGTCGTCGCCAACCTCTCCTCTGTGGGCGAGCAGTACGTCGACCTGCGGCCGACCCGCTCCCAGGGCCCTTACCTGGCTAACGGCTCCGTGATCGACCAGGCCGACACCACGGTCCCGGCGCCCGTCACCGATGTGCTCACCAGCGTCAACGACCTCGCCGGCTCCGTCGACCTGGAGTCCCTGCGCACGGTCGTCGACGAATTCGGCACCGCTTTCGAGGGGCGCGGCGACGACCTCCAGGTCCTGCTGGACACCAGCAGCGACTTCGTCCGGGCGGCCGACGACGCGCTGCCCGTCAACACCCGGCTGATGATCGACGGAGAGACCGTGCTGCGCACCCAGGCCGAACAGGGCGACGCGCTGAAGGGCTTCGCGTCCGGTGCCAAGGAACTGGCCGCGGAGCTCAAGGGATCCGACACCGATCTGCGCAAGCTGATCGCCGTCGCCCCCGCCGCCACCGGCCAGATCAGCGGACTGCTGCGGGACCTCGACCCGAGCTTCGGGGTCGTGGTCGCCAACCTCCTCACCACCTCGGACGTGGCCGTCACCCGGCAGCGCGGACTGGAGGAACTGCTGGTGAGGCTCCCGGAGGTCGCCGCCGTGGGCTCCAGCGCAGTCGACGAGAACGGGGCCAGGTTCGGCATGTCCGTCACCTTCTTCGAGCCGCTGCCCTGCACCTCCGGCTACGGCGGTACGACCTACCGCAACGGCCTCGACGTCACGGCAGGCCCCGCGCTCAACACCAAGGCCCGGTGCGCCTCTTCGCCCGGAACCGGCATCAACGTCCGGGGCAGCGCGAACGCGCCGAAGGGCGGGGCCCTGCCCCCGCCCGCCAAGCCCGGCTCGATGCTCCTGGGCGCAGACAAGGCGGCGGACCGGCTGCCCGGGGCGCTCGGTGTCACCCCCGACACCGCCCCGGCCGCCGACGGCATGGCCGGACTGCTGGGCCTCGGTCAGGGAGACGGCTCATGA
- a CDS encoding MCE family protein, with product MSRFPRRPGARATGVAAVLAVGVGLALIATTVDLPTFTGIDQVPLPGGADLGDHPYEITAEFGDVLSLAPQSSVKVNDVAVGRVTKISLASGSWNAKVTMRVNGGIKLPANAYAHLEQSSLLGEKYIQLSPPAAGTAKGALADGDRIPLTRTNRNPEVEEVFGALSMLLNGGGINQLKTITTELNKALAGQEPQVRSMLKRVNTLVTNLDDHRADITDALDGVNRLSATLATRKQDVGTVLTKLSPGMKVLEKQRGSLMTMLRSLDTLSTVAVDTVNKSKADIVADLKALTPTLQALADSGQDLPDSLQVLLTYPFTDEVLRGVKGDYLNVYLDVTALPGTQIIPPIIPAGGAAPPAAGGTNALKSGTALPLPLPSVTGPATKGSNR from the coding sequence ATGAGCCGCTTCCCGCGCCGGCCCGGCGCCCGTGCGACCGGCGTCGCCGCCGTGCTGGCGGTGGGCGTCGGCCTGGCCCTGATCGCCACCACGGTCGACCTGCCGACGTTCACCGGCATCGACCAGGTGCCGCTGCCCGGCGGCGCGGACCTCGGCGACCACCCGTACGAGATCACCGCCGAGTTCGGGGACGTGCTCAGCCTCGCCCCGCAGTCCTCCGTGAAGGTCAACGACGTGGCCGTCGGCCGCGTCACCAAGATCTCGCTGGCCTCGGGCAGCTGGAACGCCAAGGTGACCATGCGGGTCAACGGGGGGATCAAACTCCCCGCGAACGCGTACGCGCACCTGGAACAGTCCAGCCTGCTGGGTGAGAAGTACATCCAGCTCTCACCCCCCGCGGCCGGCACCGCAAAGGGCGCCCTCGCGGACGGGGACCGCATCCCGCTCACCCGGACCAACCGGAACCCGGAGGTCGAGGAGGTGTTCGGCGCACTCTCGATGCTCCTCAACGGCGGCGGCATCAACCAGCTCAAGACCATCACCACCGAGCTCAACAAGGCACTGGCCGGACAGGAACCCCAGGTCCGCTCCATGCTCAAGCGGGTCAACACCCTCGTCACCAACCTGGACGACCACCGGGCGGACATCACCGACGCCCTCGACGGCGTCAACCGGCTGTCCGCCACCCTCGCCACCCGCAAACAGGACGTCGGCACCGTCCTCACCAAGCTCAGCCCCGGCATGAAGGTCCTGGAGAAGCAGCGCGGCTCGCTCATGACCATGCTGCGCTCGCTCGACACGCTCTCGACCGTCGCGGTCGACACGGTGAACAAGAGCAAGGCCGACATCGTCGCCGACCTCAAGGCCCTCACCCCCACCCTCCAGGCACTCGCGGACTCCGGCCAGGACCTGCCCGACTCCCTCCAGGTGCTGCTCACCTACCCGTTCACCGACGAGGTGCTGCGCGGGGTGAAGGGCGACTACCTCAACGTCTACCTGGATGTCACGGCCCTGCCCGGCACCCAGATCATTCCGCCGATCATCCCGGCCGGCGGCGCCGCGCCCCCGGCCGCGGGGGGCACCAACGCCCTGAAGTCCGGCACCGCACTGCCGCTGCCGCTTCCCTCGGTCACGGGACCGGCCACGAAGGGGAGCAACCGATGA
- a CDS encoding MCE family protein: MRITRIVGIGAGLAVVAVAATSGVMAMDDEGKTTVTAYFDQATGVYAGSDLRILGVKVGTVESVRPKGEEVEVRLRVDKGVKVPKDAHAVVVAPSLVADRYIQLAPAYHGGPLLADEAELPASHNATPVEVDQLYASITELSTALGPDGANSDGALARLLDTGAKNLDGNGKAIGNSIEQFGKATKTLDKSSGNLFDTLSYLQTFTTMLKDNDGNVRKAEQQLNSVTGFLADDKENLSAALKELGTALGQVKTFIKDNRGVLKANVDALVPITQTLVDQRASLAESMDTLPLAADNVIKAYDPLNRTINGRTNLNELSMGGPLTDESADLSGLTPVGATRQKALPSLPLPAVGTVYGTSEKSATQKKGAKR; the protein is encoded by the coding sequence ATGAGAATCACGCGCATCGTCGGCATCGGCGCCGGACTCGCCGTCGTGGCCGTCGCGGCCACCTCGGGGGTGATGGCCATGGACGACGAGGGCAAGACGACGGTCACCGCCTACTTCGACCAGGCCACCGGCGTGTACGCCGGATCCGACCTGCGGATCCTCGGCGTGAAGGTCGGCACGGTCGAGTCCGTGCGGCCCAAGGGCGAGGAGGTCGAGGTCAGGCTCCGCGTCGACAAGGGCGTCAAGGTGCCCAAGGACGCGCACGCCGTCGTCGTGGCCCCCAGCCTGGTGGCCGACCGGTACATCCAGCTCGCCCCCGCCTACCACGGGGGACCGCTGCTGGCGGACGAGGCAGAACTGCCCGCTTCGCACAACGCCACCCCGGTCGAGGTCGACCAGCTGTACGCCTCCATCACGGAGCTCTCCACCGCGCTCGGCCCCGACGGGGCCAACTCCGACGGCGCGCTGGCCAGGCTCCTGGACACCGGGGCCAAGAACCTCGACGGCAACGGAAAGGCGATCGGGAACTCCATCGAGCAGTTCGGCAAGGCGACGAAGACCCTCGACAAGAGCAGCGGGAACCTCTTCGACACCCTGTCCTACCTGCAGACCTTCACCACCATGCTGAAGGACAACGACGGCAACGTCCGCAAGGCAGAGCAGCAGCTCAACTCGGTCACCGGATTCCTGGCCGACGACAAGGAGAACCTCAGCGCGGCCCTGAAGGAACTGGGCACCGCCCTCGGCCAGGTCAAGACCTTCATCAAGGACAACCGCGGCGTCCTGAAGGCGAACGTGGACGCCCTGGTGCCGATCACCCAGACCCTGGTGGACCAGCGGGCCTCGCTGGCCGAGTCGATGGACACCCTGCCGCTCGCCGCGGACAACGTGATCAAGGCCTACGACCCGTTGAACCGCACCATCAACGGCCGCACCAACCTCAACGAACTCTCCATGGGCGGACCGCTCACCGACGAGTCCGCAGACCTCAGCGGACTCACGCCGGTGGGCGCCACCCGGCAGAAGGCGCTGCCCTCGCTGCCGCTGCCCGCGGTGGGCACCGTCTACGGCACCTCGGAGAAGTCCGCCACGCAGAAGAAGGGGGCGAAGCGATGA